Proteins from a genomic interval of Gaiellales bacterium:
- a CDS encoding SDR family NAD(P)-dependent oxidoreductase, translating into MPHLLVLGARNLGRVIAEHFLALGWEATGVARSEETASAFPGTGVAADLTRADEMQRVVSEAGAIDLAVNAMSPKGRFGGGDLITTDDAAMEPYLEQLLPEVFAFLRTAGASMAARGSGTVIQVTGGSARRALPGRAPWAAGAAGTRALSQAAANELKPKGVHVCLLVCDGTFGGPGDDGGGERIDTVELAKAARYLHEQGRSAWTHELVVTPVADRWTP; encoded by the coding sequence ATGCCGCACCTGCTCGTCCTCGGCGCGCGGAACCTCGGCAGGGTGATCGCGGAGCACTTCCTCGCGCTCGGATGGGAGGCCACGGGCGTGGCGCGAAGCGAGGAGACGGCGTCGGCGTTCCCGGGCACCGGCGTGGCCGCCGACCTGACGCGGGCCGACGAGATGCAGCGCGTGGTCTCGGAGGCGGGCGCGATCGACCTGGCGGTGAACGCGATGTCACCCAAGGGCCGGTTCGGCGGCGGCGACCTGATCACGACCGACGACGCGGCGATGGAGCCGTACCTCGAGCAGCTGCTGCCTGAGGTGTTCGCGTTCCTGCGGACCGCCGGGGCGTCGATGGCCGCCCGCGGGTCGGGAACGGTGATCCAGGTGACCGGGGGTTCGGCGCGGCGGGCCCTCCCCGGACGCGCCCCGTGGGCAGCCGGTGCCGCGGGCACCCGAGCGCTCTCGCAGGCGGCGGCGAACGAGCTGAAGCCGAAAGGCGTGCACGTCTGCCTGCTGGTCTGCGACGGGACGTTCGGCGGCCCGGGCGACGACGGCGGCGGCGAACGGATCGACACGGTCGAGCTGGCGAAAGCAGCGCGGTACCTGCACGAGCAGGGACGCTCGGCCTGGACGCACGAGCTCGTCGTGACGCCGGTCGCCGACCGGTGGACGCCCTAG
- a CDS encoding LemA family protein produces MVVAIIVIVVVIVLALFLIGAYNSMVRARNKVDEAWSGIDVQLKRRHDLIPNLVETVKGYAAHERETFQAVTDARSRAMGASGPAQAGVAEGMLSQALGRLFAVAEAYPQLRATENFQQLQGELTNTEDQIAAARRIYNGNVQSYNTRIQVFPNSIIAGMGGFTPREYFEIEDPGDREPVRVDFSTPPSVAATGPAAAPEPPAAAPPAVPPPADEPPPAGS; encoded by the coding sequence ATGGTCGTTGCCATCATCGTCATCGTCGTCGTCATCGTGCTCGCGCTGTTCCTGATCGGCGCGTACAACAGCATGGTCCGTGCGCGGAACAAGGTCGACGAGGCCTGGAGCGGCATCGACGTGCAGCTGAAGCGGCGGCACGACCTGATCCCCAACCTGGTGGAGACGGTCAAGGGCTACGCCGCTCACGAGCGAGAGACCTTCCAGGCCGTCACCGACGCTCGCAGCAGGGCGATGGGCGCCAGCGGGCCGGCCCAGGCGGGCGTGGCCGAAGGCATGCTGTCGCAGGCGCTCGGGCGCCTGTTCGCGGTTGCCGAGGCGTATCCGCAGCTGCGGGCGACCGAGAACTTCCAGCAGCTGCAGGGCGAGCTCACGAACACCGAGGACCAGATCGCGGCGGCACGTCGCATCTACAACGGCAACGTCCAGTCGTACAACACGCGGATCCAGGTGTTCCCGAACTCGATCATCGCGGGCATGGGTGGGTTCACGCCGCGCGAGTACTTCGAGATCGAGGACCCGGGCGACCGCGAGCCGGTGCGGGTCGACTTCTCCACGCCACCGTCGGTTGCCGCCACCGGCCCGGCCGCGGCCCCCGAGCCGCCGGCCGCAGCGCCCCCGGCCGTTCCGCCACCGGCGGACGAGCCGCCGCCCGCGGGCTCCTGA